Proteins encoded together in one Neobacillus sp. FSL H8-0543 window:
- a CDS encoding response regulator transcription factor — protein MMPYRVLIADDHPHARQAIMEILEDDSCFTVVGQAKNGREAIQRCEELLPDILLIDIQMPIMDGLEATKIIKEKNPFIKVIILSVSDHVGDLFTAIQYGAQGYLLKNMDPDDWLQYLHSIVDGTSEGTRDIAGKLLYQFRERDIQNTPAINSLTPREREILQLISEGRTNKQIAEALFIAENTVKNHVKHLLEKLNLNNRVQLASYAVKYISN, from the coding sequence ATGATGCCTTATAGAGTTCTAATCGCGGATGATCACCCACATGCTCGGCAAGCAATAATGGAAATACTCGAAGACGATAGCTGTTTTACTGTTGTTGGCCAAGCGAAAAATGGCAGGGAAGCGATTCAACGGTGTGAGGAACTGCTTCCAGATATCTTATTGATCGATATTCAAATGCCCATTATGGATGGCCTTGAGGCAACGAAAATTATCAAAGAAAAAAATCCTTTTATAAAAGTGATTATATTAAGTGTTTCAGATCATGTAGGAGATTTATTTACCGCAATTCAATATGGTGCCCAGGGGTATTTGTTAAAGAATATGGACCCCGATGATTGGCTACAATACCTTCATTCGATTGTTGATGGTACCAGTGAGGGTACGAGAGATATAGCTGGAAAGCTCCTTTACCAATTTAGAGAACGTGATATACAGAATACCCCTGCAATTAATTCTTTGACACCCAGGGAAAGGGAAATACTCCAATTAATCTCAGAAGGAAGGACAAATAAACAAATTGCTGAAGCATTGTTTATTGCGGAAAATACCGTGAAAAACCATGTGAAGCATCTATTAGAAAAATTGAACCTCAACAACAGAGTACAGCTTGCTTCCTACGCAGTTAAATACATATCCAATTAA
- a CDS encoding ATP-binding protein, protein MSYRTLKIIAILLPPLLIGGFELIRHSVLLDNLSMDVGNYLITILTLIISYVFTTWMFKNIEENNQRLTAEREMRAVYEERERLAKELHDNIAQTLFLLKVNLKKGKVNEASGLVSSIDANVRQAIYNLRMNPSEMISFSKRAEIWLNEWSTVSGIDTTVLMEDIEGLFSPSEEVQLFGIIQEAFTNIRKHSGAKSAVLLVSLKPHGWEMTIKDDGKGFSTDAITLNQYGLAMLKERVDKIGAVLDLSSERSQGTKLTIKGSDNHDAL, encoded by the coding sequence ATGTCCTACCGTACGTTAAAAATCATTGCAATATTATTACCACCGCTGCTTATTGGGGGCTTTGAATTAATCAGGCATAGTGTCTTACTCGACAATTTATCGATGGATGTAGGAAATTATTTGATAACGATACTAACACTAATTATTTCCTACGTATTTACAACGTGGATGTTCAAAAACATTGAAGAAAATAACCAACGGCTTACAGCGGAGCGAGAAATGCGGGCCGTCTATGAAGAACGAGAACGGTTAGCAAAAGAGTTACATGATAACATTGCCCAAACATTGTTTTTGTTAAAGGTAAATTTAAAAAAAGGGAAAGTTAATGAAGCTAGTGGTCTTGTAAGTTCAATTGACGCTAATGTTCGCCAGGCGATATATAACTTGCGAATGAATCCTTCTGAGATGATTTCCTTTTCTAAGCGGGCCGAGATTTGGTTGAATGAGTGGAGTACCGTATCTGGGATTGATACAACGGTTTTAATGGAAGATATAGAGGGGTTATTTAGTCCATCGGAAGAGGTTCAGTTATTTGGAATCATTCAGGAGGCTTTTACTAATATTCGGAAACACTCTGGAGCAAAATCCGCTGTTTTGTTAGTAAGCTTGAAACCTCATGGATGGGAAATGACAATTAAAGATGATGGCAAGGGTTTTTCAACAGATGCAATCACCTTAAATCAATATGGTCTAGCAATGTTGAAAGAGCGAGTAGATAAGATAGGTGCTGTCCTTGACCTCTCCTCGGAAAGGAGCCAAGGGACGAAACTTACGATAAAAGGAAGCGATAACCATGATGCCTTATAG
- a CDS encoding ABC transporter ATP-binding protein codes for MTRLEISSVSKRFKNRTALYPFSLNVDSGECIALCGGNGAGKSTLLQIIAGISDSGEGTVKIDGIDLKINRSEYVSSLGYMPDEFFAQETMTVTEFLTFYGTFRKVGQTRIKEVIQVLGLGGKRNTMIKHLSKGMRQRLLFGQAWAANPAVLILDEPTNGLDPYWINMFIDLLKKNKSDGTTILFSTHMMDVAAEVADQVIFMENGCQLEVIKNDHVSPKEFMIALLNRYRQKDKVETSMV; via the coding sequence ATGACTCGTCTGGAAATAAGTAGTGTATCGAAACGGTTTAAAAATAGGACGGCACTCTATCCTTTTTCCTTAAATGTAGACTCTGGGGAGTGTATTGCCTTGTGTGGAGGAAACGGAGCTGGGAAAAGTACCCTGCTGCAAATAATTGCCGGAATCTCCGATTCAGGCGAAGGGACCGTTAAGATTGATGGGATCGATTTAAAAATCAATCGAAGTGAGTATGTTTCCTCTCTCGGATATATGCCCGATGAATTTTTCGCTCAAGAAACAATGACTGTTACGGAGTTTCTAACCTTTTATGGGACATTTCGTAAGGTAGGGCAAACGCGTATTAAGGAAGTCATTCAAGTCCTTGGCTTAGGGGGAAAAAGAAATACGATGATTAAACACTTATCAAAAGGGATGAGGCAACGGCTTCTATTTGGTCAGGCATGGGCTGCCAATCCTGCTGTTCTAATTCTTGATGAACCGACAAATGGACTGGATCCCTATTGGATTAATATGTTCATAGACCTCTTAAAAAAAAATAAAAGTGATGGAACAACTATCCTTTTTTCAACACATATGATGGACGTTGCTGCAGAGGTCGCAGACCAAGTGATTTTTATGGAGAATGGATGTCAGCTAGAAGTAATAAAAAATGATCACGTTAGTCCGAAAGAGTTTATGATAGCTTTGTTAAACCGATATCGACAAAAGGATAAAGTGGAAACATCTATGGTTTAA
- a CDS encoding ABC transporter permease, whose amino-acid sequence MGNLWLNEWKTMTRQRSYYSILLLWVIVFSLLFLLARNTEGISGFTNVTGTIINILLYLLPLFMMIIGSFSIANEMENGQWKLLCTYPISILAYIIGKFAGLLTAQAVVFTFSFGISMAIGLIAGIQLTVQWLLGIYLFSFLLIYVFLILGIFIGTLVKTRWKALMMSVIFWFFLIMIWPTALIALLGLVPYTLIDPLMKIAMYLNPAEFLRVFLMIKWDSGAIFGQSYDAVVQLFQSNTGWLIFIGYMVAFLLTLFSLSLLSLNRSRMQ is encoded by the coding sequence ATGGGGAATTTATGGTTGAATGAATGGAAGACGATGACTAGACAGCGCTCCTACTATAGTATTTTACTCCTTTGGGTCATTGTTTTTTCGCTATTGTTTTTATTGGCAAGAAATACAGAAGGGATATCAGGATTTACGAATGTAACGGGAACAATTATAAATATACTCCTTTATCTTTTACCTCTTTTTATGATGATTATTGGTTCATTTTCGATTGCAAATGAAATGGAAAATGGACAATGGAAACTCCTATGTACCTATCCGATAAGTATTCTAGCGTATATAATTGGTAAGTTTGCTGGATTACTGACTGCACAGGCTGTTGTTTTCACCTTTAGCTTTGGGATAAGTATGGCGATTGGTTTAATAGCTGGAATTCAGCTAACCGTGCAATGGCTATTGGGTATTTACCTTTTTTCGTTTCTGTTAATCTATGTTTTTTTAATACTTGGTATTTTTATCGGCACACTCGTAAAAACAAGATGGAAAGCTTTGATGATGTCAGTGATCTTCTGGTTCTTCTTAATTATGATTTGGCCAACGGCTTTAATTGCTTTATTAGGCTTGGTTCCGTATACCCTGATTGATCCGTTAATGAAAATAGCAATGTACCTAAATCCAGCCGAGTTTTTGCGAGTGTTTTTAATGATTAAGTGGGATAGTGGGGCAATCTTTGGGCAATCGTATGATGCAGTTGTCCAGCTATTCCAATCTAATACTGGTTGGCTTATCTTTATAGGGTATATGGTTGCCTTTTTACTGACGTTATTTTCACTATCATTACTAAGTCTGAATAGGAGTAGAATGCAATGA
- a CDS encoding nitrous oxide reductase accessory protein NosL: MKTQIVKLFTMSLILLIIISGCGKKEEYTPVAINEDTDKCEVCNMAIKDDQFATQIILENGKAIVFDDLGCMYKWMKENEEKKIAKSYVKDYQSKEWLEADMAFFVYDKPTKTPMAYNVIAFSTEEDAQKFITENDGKLLTSDELDNHSWERNEEMMKEMKEMMKSGMDHSKDSH, translated from the coding sequence ATGAAAACTCAAATAGTTAAATTATTTACAATGTCATTAATTTTGTTAATTATAATTTCAGGCTGTGGAAAGAAAGAAGAATATACACCTGTTGCAATTAACGAAGATACAGATAAATGTGAAGTTTGCAATATGGCAATAAAAGATGACCAGTTTGCTACTCAAATTATTCTTGAAAATGGCAAGGCAATCGTTTTTGATGATCTTGGTTGTATGTATAAATGGATGAAGGAGAATGAGGAAAAGAAGATAGCCAAATCATATGTAAAAGACTATCAGTCAAAGGAGTGGCTAGAGGCAGATATGGCCTTCTTTGTGTACGACAAACCAACTAAAACACCAATGGCTTACAATGTCATCGCTTTTTCTACAGAAGAGGATGCTCAAAAATTCATTACTGAAAATGATGGAAAACTATTAACTTCTGATGAACTTGATAATCATTCTTGGGAACGTAATGAAGAAATGATGAAAGAAATGAAAGAAATGATGAAGAGTGGAATGGACCATTCTAAGGATAGCCACTAA
- a CDS encoding NosD domain-containing protein, producing MKWLVNVLFFVVLLGIFGEGVSAENSLQLRINAIPEGGTLRLEAGVYEEAIQLKKPIVLEGEMGTIFKFCSTEPIITISGKNVTLRNIKIVGCSNQESLAEIVVMGTNHLLEDLTINTGKIAIKLEDVEDTHIRKVGITGLSNENGIDLWQSNRNAFENIEINGVQDGFYLENSDNNILFGNTIRDSRYGIHVMFSNKITVKENVSEHNFTGAMIMASNQSIIEENKFTENNKNVNAQGILLYDVHNSEVSKNHISNNRVGMFIEGSSGNKIKNNEFIANFIGTQLLKNKGNVIEGNSYISNVTEIQAKQGTDNYIYRNFWDAAMKLDMDGDGKSNLPYQADPYFLNLTKETPAYQLFFQHPGMVLLQKVLKSPTEMLVTDEEPLMNHQIENNDQQKQGNYPAWFMSLFMISSSLALIFFGRRRR from the coding sequence ATGAAATGGTTAGTGAACGTGTTATTTTTTGTTGTGCTGCTGGGAATATTCGGTGAGGGCGTATCCGCTGAAAATTCCCTGCAATTACGAATTAATGCTATTCCAGAGGGTGGTACTCTAAGGCTAGAGGCCGGTGTTTACGAAGAGGCTATTCAATTAAAAAAACCTATTGTGTTGGAAGGTGAAATGGGAACCATTTTTAAATTTTGTTCTACCGAACCAATAATTACGATCTCAGGAAAAAACGTAACCCTAAGAAACATTAAAATTGTGGGTTGTAGTAATCAGGAAAGTCTAGCCGAGATAGTTGTAATGGGTACCAACCATCTTCTCGAGGATCTAACCATTAATACTGGGAAAATCGCAATAAAGTTGGAGGATGTTGAAGACACACATATCCGTAAGGTTGGGATTACTGGTCTCTCGAATGAAAACGGGATTGATCTTTGGCAATCCAACCGGAATGCCTTTGAGAATATTGAAATCAACGGTGTCCAAGACGGTTTTTACCTTGAAAATAGCGATAATAATATCCTGTTTGGAAATACCATTAGGGATTCGAGGTATGGAATCCATGTTATGTTTTCAAATAAAATTACGGTAAAAGAGAATGTATCCGAGCACAATTTTACAGGTGCAATGATAATGGCTTCCAACCAATCTATCATAGAAGAAAATAAGTTCACCGAGAATAATAAGAATGTGAATGCCCAAGGTATTCTCCTCTATGATGTCCACAATTCGGAGGTAAGTAAAAATCATATTTCCAACAATCGGGTAGGAATGTTTATTGAAGGTTCTAGCGGCAATAAGATTAAAAACAACGAATTTATTGCTAATTTTATCGGCACGCAATTGTTGAAGAATAAGGGAAATGTTATCGAAGGAAATTCCTATATTAGTAATGTAACAGAGATTCAAGCAAAACAGGGAACCGATAATTATATCTATCGTAATTTTTGGGATGCAGCGATGAAGCTTGATATGGACGGCGATGGAAAAAGTAATCTACCCTATCAGGCTGATCCATATTTTTTAAATCTTACCAAGGAAACACCAGCCTATCAGCTCTTTTTCCAGCACCCTGGAATGGTATTGCTGCAAAAGGTACTAAAAAGTCCGACAGAAATGCTAGTAACAGACGAAGAGCCATTAATGAATCACCAAATAGAGAATAATGACCAACAAAAACAAGGGAATTATCCAGCCTGGTTTATGAGTCTGTTCATGATTTCTAGTAGTTTAGCATTAATTTTTTTCGGGAGGAGAAGAAGATGA
- a CDS encoding putative ABC transporter permease, which yields MISFLEFTNPVRFNLDGAAVILFYFMIYSLAGWLLENSYSYFTKRKFFKPNFFLGPFKPMYGFAPVLLVLLIGPDTKLAVILLLCFFIPTFIEYLSGALLQKLFHQQWWDYSEMPLQLHGHICLPFSLCWILLSVVCIKWLHPIISSIYGVVEPLWAWVWPAVGLYFIAELALAIRRHSYQTLAPEPSNQTQ from the coding sequence GTGATTAGCTTTTTAGAGTTTACCAATCCTGTACGTTTTAATTTAGACGGAGCGGCGGTTATCCTATTTTATTTTATGATCTACTCGCTTGCCGGCTGGCTGCTCGAAAACAGCTATAGTTACTTCACTAAACGGAAATTTTTTAAGCCGAATTTTTTCTTGGGACCTTTTAAGCCAATGTATGGCTTTGCACCTGTGCTCTTGGTGCTTCTGATTGGGCCTGATACAAAGCTGGCGGTTATCCTCCTTCTTTGCTTTTTTATCCCTACCTTCATTGAATATCTCAGTGGAGCGTTGTTACAGAAGCTATTCCATCAGCAATGGTGGGATTACTCTGAAATGCCGCTGCAGTTGCACGGCCATATTTGTTTGCCTTTCTCCCTATGCTGGATACTGCTTTCTGTCGTATGTATAAAATGGCTCCATCCTATCATCAGTTCTATTTATGGAGTTGTTGAGCCGTTGTGGGCATGGGTGTGGCCAGCGGTTGGTTTATATTTCATCGCCGAGCTGGCGTTAGCGATCCGGAGACACTCCTACCAAACTCTCGCCCCAGAACCTTCAAACCAAACACAATAA
- a CDS encoding VTT domain-containing protein: MSNKAKKAYSRILLAALVLLLGISFYMLNRDLFTTLMDGDIESIKLLLGENSAYSYLFTFIIMLVQNSFTIIPLILVITINIALFGFVKGFIWSWVTSIAGSIFLFMIVRYVFQDGLIKKVSPILIEKLEQEGFLYVFQARIFPLFPTSLVNLVAGLSTIRFYPFLFGTLFGNFIYFFFLSLIPAGFISKEVNEYVLGGLVLLLFVIYYSYKKFYKRKWTVTHQREGETSRFEE; the protein is encoded by the coding sequence ATGAGTAATAAAGCTAAAAAAGCTTATTCTAGAATTCTGCTTGCAGCATTGGTTTTGTTATTAGGTATTTCTTTTTATATGCTGAACAGAGATTTATTCACCACCCTAATGGATGGTGATATTGAATCAATAAAATTGCTGTTAGGTGAAAATTCAGCTTACTCCTACTTGTTTACGTTTATTATTATGTTAGTCCAAAACTCCTTTACCATCATTCCACTAATTCTGGTTATTACGATAAATATTGCACTATTTGGTTTTGTGAAGGGGTTTATATGGAGCTGGGTTACAAGTATAGCAGGCTCCATTTTCCTGTTTATGATTGTTAGATATGTTTTTCAAGATGGACTGATAAAGAAAGTAAGCCCAATACTGATCGAAAAATTAGAGCAGGAAGGGTTTCTTTATGTGTTTCAGGCAAGGATTTTCCCTCTTTTTCCAACGAGTCTTGTAAATCTAGTAGCTGGTTTAAGTACCATTCGTTTTTATCCTTTCTTATTTGGGACATTGTTTGGAAATTTTATTTACTTTTTTTTCTTATCCCTTATACCTGCAGGTTTCATTTCGAAAGAGGTAAATGAATACGTCTTGGGGGGACTTGTTCTCCTGTTGTTTGTCATTTACTATAGCTATAAAAAATTCTATAAAAGAAAATGGACCGTTACTCATCAAAGAGAAGGTGAAACCTCCCGTTTTGAAGAATGA
- a CDS encoding NAD(P)H-dependent oxidoreductase, which produces MGFLDKLFGKTNEEEKTMTKLNIGIILGSTREGRVSPQVGEWVKEIADKRGDANYEIVDIASFNLPFLGTGDQGVQAWNEKLASLDGFVFVVQEYNHSITGALKNALDSARDTWYNKAAGIVSYGSTGGARAAEHLRGICGELKIADVRTHPTLSLFTDFENGSVFKPQALHQDNMTAMLDEVIAWSGALKTVR; this is translated from the coding sequence TTGGGCTTTTTGGATAAATTATTTGGAAAAACAAATGAGGAGGAAAAAACAATGACAAAATTAAACATCGGTATTATCTTAGGTAGCACACGTGAAGGACGGGTAAGTCCACAAGTAGGAGAATGGGTAAAAGAAATTGCGGACAAACGTGGAGATGCAAATTACGAAATCGTCGATATCGCTAGTTTCAACTTGCCATTCCTAGGTACTGGTGACCAAGGCGTTCAAGCTTGGAATGAAAAGCTTGCTAGCTTAGATGGTTTTGTTTTCGTTGTTCAGGAATACAACCACAGTATTACAGGAGCATTAAAAAATGCATTAGATTCAGCACGTGATACTTGGTACAACAAGGCTGCTGGAATCGTAAGCTATGGCTCAACAGGCGGCGCTCGTGCTGCTGAACATTTACGTGGAATTTGTGGAGAATTGAAAATTGCAGATGTTCGTACACATCCAACTTTGTCATTATTTACAGATTTTGAAAACGGAAGTGTTTTCAAACCACAGGCTTTACACCAAGACAATATGACAGCAATGCTTGACGAAGTTATCGCGTGGAGCGGTGCATTAAAAACTGTAAGATAA
- a CDS encoding PDZ domain-containing protein has product MVQTWLFELLKGTGKLFLHPVFYYIVFLSGILGVMRVKRERKNFHIRAFDAYFELRQLFPFGIIAGLVISLVAVAVGIAVPFAAILLIAVFTIIWSLTANIRLVSPVYTVGAAFFAIILFAENNWTFPLFSVAFESIDYKVYPSIIVLLGLLLVAEGFLIIKNGSKGTSPKLGKSRRGQSVGNHEVRRFWIVPMFLLVPGNALTLPFEWWPVFHIGAETYSLLFVPFAVGFFQRVQGMLPKQSIELLGRQVLAFGILITLLSIVGYWYPLVSIVVAAVAIIGREVISLMQRMKDDSMPFYFSKRNNGLMILGIIPESPADKMGLQVGELVSKINGVQVRDEEVLYEAIQKNRAHCKLEVLDTNGEVRFVQRALYEGDHYELGILFVQDGRKYDKKIG; this is encoded by the coding sequence TTGGTACAAACATGGCTTTTTGAGCTGTTAAAAGGGACAGGTAAACTTTTTCTACATCCTGTGTTTTACTATATCGTTTTCCTTTCGGGAATTTTAGGCGTGATGCGAGTAAAGCGGGAACGGAAGAACTTCCATATTCGGGCGTTTGATGCATATTTTGAGCTAAGACAGTTATTTCCATTCGGTATTATAGCCGGCCTAGTGATTTCGCTTGTTGCTGTTGCTGTAGGCATTGCTGTACCATTCGCCGCAATCCTCCTCATAGCTGTCTTTACAATTATTTGGAGTTTAACCGCAAATATTCGGCTTGTGTCTCCAGTATACACAGTGGGTGCTGCTTTTTTTGCGATTATCCTATTCGCCGAAAACAACTGGACGTTTCCGCTTTTTTCTGTAGCGTTCGAATCGATTGATTATAAAGTGTACCCGTCCATCATTGTGCTATTGGGGCTTTTGTTGGTAGCTGAAGGGTTTTTAATTATAAAGAATGGCAGTAAAGGCACCTCTCCGAAGCTAGGAAAAAGCAGACGCGGTCAAAGTGTGGGTAACCATGAGGTAAGACGGTTCTGGATCGTACCGATGTTTCTGCTAGTACCGGGAAATGCCTTAACACTTCCCTTCGAGTGGTGGCCGGTTTTTCATATTGGAGCAGAAACTTACTCACTTTTATTTGTTCCGTTTGCGGTTGGTTTTTTTCAACGAGTCCAGGGAATGCTTCCGAAACAATCAATTGAGTTACTTGGACGTCAGGTACTGGCTTTCGGAATTTTGATTACGCTTCTTTCTATAGTGGGTTACTGGTACCCGCTTGTTTCTATTGTTGTGGCAGCAGTCGCAATTATTGGTCGTGAAGTCATATCGTTAATGCAACGGATGAAGGATGATAGCATGCCATTTTACTTTTCAAAAAGAAACAATGGTCTAATGATCCTTGGGATTATTCCCGAATCACCAGCGGATAAGATGGGGCTTCAGGTAGGAGAATTAGTTTCTAAGATTAATGGGGTCCAGGTTCGCGATGAAGAGGTCTTGTATGAAGCCATCCAAAAGAATCGTGCCCATTGCAAGCTGGAGGTTCTCGACACAAACGGAGAGGTCCGTTTTGTTCAGAGGGCACTTTATGAAGGCGATCACTATGAACTTGGTATATTATTTGTCCAAGACGGCCGAAAGTATGATAAAAAAATAGGTTAA
- a CDS encoding S41 family peptidase, with amino-acid sequence MNRKWLALLLTGSLLTGAGGTYAGMKWLGNTNGNSVLEQTIFEKEKANSELADSKDLEKVNLAYDLIVKRYVEQVDSEKLIEGAIQGMLTVLDDPYSVYMDKETAKQFSQSLDSSFEGIGAEVGMENGKIVIVSPFKNSPAEKAGLKPNDEILKVDGVRVEGLDLNKATLKIRGKKGTKVTLEISRKGLKVPLSIDVTRDEIPLETIHASVKKQDGEKIGYIEITSFSEDTAADFKEELRALEKQEIEGLIIDVRGNPGGYLLSVEEILKEFVPKDKPFVQIEMRNGEKERHFSSLTKKKEYPVVVLINKGSASASEILAGSLKEAAGYQLVGETTYGKGTVQQPLSMGDGSNIKLTLFKWLTPDGNWIHKKGIEPDIAMKQPAIFETHPIQIEKPLEEDMNSEQIKNAQEILVGLGFEPGRTDGYYSAETTVAVKGFQQHYGLQPTGKIDAKTAAKLEDEAMKEMKKEQNDLQLQTALRLITQ; translated from the coding sequence ATGAATAGAAAATGGCTTGCCCTGCTGCTAACGGGATCGCTTCTTACAGGAGCCGGCGGTACCTATGCGGGGATGAAGTGGCTGGGGAATACAAATGGAAACTCGGTCCTGGAGCAGACGATTTTTGAAAAGGAAAAAGCTAATTCGGAATTAGCGGATTCCAAGGATCTTGAAAAAGTAAATCTTGCTTATGATTTAATAGTGAAACGCTATGTTGAACAGGTTGATAGTGAAAAGTTAATCGAGGGAGCTATCCAAGGTATGCTTACCGTCTTGGATGATCCATATTCAGTTTATATGGATAAGGAAACGGCCAAACAATTCAGTCAGTCATTAGATTCATCCTTTGAAGGAATTGGTGCCGAGGTCGGAATGGAGAATGGAAAAATTGTCATCGTCTCACCATTTAAGAATTCTCCAGCAGAAAAAGCAGGCTTGAAGCCGAATGATGAGATTCTAAAAGTAGATGGGGTCAGAGTTGAGGGGCTTGATCTCAATAAAGCAACCTTAAAAATCCGCGGTAAAAAAGGGACGAAGGTAACTCTGGAAATTAGTAGAAAAGGTTTAAAGGTACCTCTTTCAATCGACGTTACCCGTGATGAAATCCCGCTTGAAACCATTCATGCCTCCGTTAAAAAGCAGGATGGTGAGAAAATTGGCTATATCGAAATTACCTCTTTCTCTGAGGATACCGCAGCAGATTTTAAAGAGGAACTTCGCGCACTAGAGAAGCAAGAAATTGAAGGATTAATTATAGATGTTCGCGGTAACCCAGGAGGCTATTTATTAAGCGTGGAGGAAATTTTAAAGGAATTTGTTCCGAAGGATAAACCGTTTGTTCAAATAGAAATGCGTAATGGCGAAAAGGAACGGCACTTCTCAAGTCTAACCAAGAAAAAGGAATACCCTGTCGTTGTCCTAATCAACAAGGGAAGTGCATCAGCATCAGAGATTTTAGCAGGCTCTCTAAAGGAAGCAGCTGGTTATCAGTTAGTCGGTGAAACAACCTATGGGAAAGGTACCGTTCAGCAGCCACTATCAATGGGGGATGGAAGCAATATTAAATTAACCTTGTTTAAATGGCTGACTCCAGATGGAAATTGGATTCATAAAAAAGGGATTGAGCCAGATATTGCGATGAAGCAGCCAGCGATATTTGAAACACATCCTATTCAGATTGAGAAGCCATTGGAAGAGGATATGAATAGCGAGCAAATCAAGAATGCACAAGAGATACTTGTTGGTTTAGGATTTGAGCCAGGAAGAACGGATGGCTATTATAGTGCAGAAACCACTGTTGCCGTAAAGGGCTTCCAGCAGCATTACGGCCTGCAGCCAACTGGAAAGATAGATGCTAAAACAGCCGCTAAGCTGGAAGATGAGGCAATGAAAGAAATGAAAAAAGAACAAAATGATCTTCAGCTGCAAACAGCACTAAGGCTAATTACACAGTAA
- a CDS encoding peptidoglycan DD-metalloendopeptidase family protein, protein MKKSFVILAVSITVGIGSIFGGVVEAESISSLKDQQSKIQSEQSELKSDINDANQKINSLEGQKADVQTEIKRIDLAIGDTHQKLNQKTTEVEETKTDIAKLKEEIKVTKERIDKRNELLKDRARNYQLTGGLVSYIDVLMGSENFSDFIDRANAVATIMRADQDILKQHEIDKQDLENNQAKVEEELASLQTMLDELEKMNKQLNSQRAEKDSLLSTLDLQVSEEHTHKLTLEEEQQILAAQDAAIQKAITLENERIAAEKAAAAATGNTSESGGTVTAPVSSGGFIQPANGIFTSGFGSRPEFSPGIHYGVDIANRAPNVPIWAAADGVVVTAAHTGQALGNYIIIAHSINGAVYATLYAHMKTLNVGNGAVVKQGQQIGIMGTTGNSTGVHLHFELYKGGYNGYGVNAINPRGIVPLP, encoded by the coding sequence TTGAAGAAATCATTTGTAATTCTAGCTGTTTCAATAACGGTGGGTATAGGCAGTATTTTTGGGGGAGTCGTTGAAGCAGAGTCGATTTCTAGCTTGAAAGACCAACAGAGTAAGATTCAATCAGAACAGTCAGAATTAAAATCGGATATTAATGATGCAAATCAAAAGATTAATAGTTTAGAAGGTCAGAAGGCTGATGTTCAAACAGAAATAAAACGTATCGACCTTGCGATTGGCGATACACATCAAAAGCTAAATCAAAAAACAACCGAGGTTGAAGAAACAAAAACAGATATTGCTAAACTTAAGGAAGAAATTAAGGTAACAAAGGAACGGATTGATAAACGAAATGAACTTTTGAAGGACCGTGCTCGAAATTATCAACTAACTGGTGGATTAGTTAGCTACATAGATGTGTTAATGGGTTCAGAAAACTTTAGTGATTTCATTGATCGTGCTAATGCGGTTGCTACCATTATGCGTGCGGACCAGGATATTTTAAAGCAGCATGAGATAGATAAACAAGACCTGGAAAATAACCAAGCTAAGGTTGAAGAAGAGCTTGCAAGCCTTCAAACGATGCTTGATGAGTTAGAAAAAATGAATAAACAATTAAATTCGCAAAGAGCGGAGAAAGATAGTTTATTGTCTACTTTAGATCTGCAGGTAAGTGAAGAACATACTCATAAATTAACACTAGAAGAAGAACAGCAAATACTTGCTGCTCAAGATGCAGCCATCCAAAAGGCAATTACACTAGAAAATGAGCGTATCGCTGCTGAGAAAGCAGCAGCAGCTGCTACAGGTAATACATCCGAATCTGGCGGTACGGTGACGGCACCAGTTTCAAGTGGCGGATTTATTCAACCTGCTAACGGAATATTCACCTCTGGATTTGGATCACGCCCAGAATTTTCCCCAGGTATCCATTATGGTGTCGATATTGCAAACCGTGCTCCAAATGTGCCAATTTGGGCAGCTGCTGATGGTGTCGTCGTAACGGCTGCTCATACTGGACAAGCCTTGGGTAACTATATTATTATTGCTCACTCTATTAATGGGGCTGTATATGCCACTCTTTATGCACATATGAAAACACTAAATGTTGGAAATGGTGCAGTTGTGAAACAAGGTCAACAAATTGGAATTATGGGAACCACAGGTAACTCCACAGGTGTACATTTGCACTTCGAACTTTATAAAGGTGGATATAATGGCTACGGTGTTAATGCGATAAATCCAAGAGGGATTGTACCTCTACCATAA